Proteins from a genomic interval of Papaver somniferum cultivar HN1 chromosome 4, ASM357369v1, whole genome shotgun sequence:
- the LOC113272115 gene encoding uncharacterized protein LOC113272115 — MGFFSIIKEACRISYTWKKIFSCIAIVVLLPLAALYLNEIQIINFIETNQNSENARRVALGITEFIYALLLIFFTLYSTSIVVYTVACFYTSQDITFKNVSNAFSKVWGRLIVTSLWYILMMVIYFGVAIGLLVLIESTMKGVGLSKLYVAIFLAVIYFVGLVYITIIYNTATVVSILENDYGRKAFRRSMKLIKGKTWVSFFIYLVLDFALAGIIIVYALMVYGTRLSVGTKVAIDVYGNKLSLVGKVFVGIGCYLLMAMVLHFYFVIQAVIYFKCKSHHNENISDVARHLEDSYVQLVKVENGAVERASICKSEAASSDRSSNVLIVFEL; from the exons ATGGGATTTTTCAGCATCATCAAGGAAGCCTGTAGAATTTCATATAcatggaagaaaatattttcgtgCATCGCCATTGTTGTACTCTTGCCTCTAGCAGCCCTTTACTTAAACGAAATCCAAATTATCAACTTCATCGAAACCAATCAAAACAGTGAAAATGCCAGACGGGTTGCTTTGGGTATAACCGAGTTCATCTATGCGTTGCTTTTGATATTTTTTACTCTATACTCAACCTCCATCGTCGTTTACACAGTTGCTTGTTTCTATACTTCTCAAGATATTACCTTCAAGAATGTCAGTAATGCATTTAGTAAAGTATGGGGGAGGCTCATTGTCACATCCTTGTGGTACATACTCATGATGGTCATTTACTTCGGTGTAGCCATAGGTTTGTTAGTTTTGATTGAGAGCACGATGAAAGGTGTTGGGCTAAGTAAATTATATGTAGCTATTTTTCTAGCAGTAATTTACTTCGTCGGATTGGTTTACATAACTATCATTTATAACACGGCAACGGTAGTTTCCATTTTGGAAAATGATTATGGTAGAAAAGCGTTtagaagaagtatgaaattgATCAAGGGTAAGACGTGGGTTTCGTTCTTTATCTATCTTGTTCTTGATTTCGCACTTGCTGGTATAATAATCGTATATGCTTTAATGGTTTATGGAACAAGATTGAGTGTAGGAACTAAAGTTGCTATTGATGTTTACGGGAACAAACTGAGTTTAGTGGGTAAAGTATTTGTTGGAATCGGGTGTTATTTGTTGATGGCTATGGTTCTTCATTTCTATTTTGTTATCCAGGCAGTGATCTATTTCAAGTGTAAATCTCACCACAATGAGAACATATCAGATGTTGCCCGTCATTTGGAGGATTCTTATGTGCAGTTGGTTAAGGTCGAAAATGGCGCCGTAGAGCGAGCATCC ATTTGTAAATCTGAAGCTGCTAGTAGTGATAGATCTAGTAATGTTCTTATTGTGTTTGAGCTGTAA